A stretch of Rhinoderma darwinii isolate aRhiDar2 chromosome 4, aRhiDar2.hap1, whole genome shotgun sequence DNA encodes these proteins:
- the MTFR2 gene encoding mitochondrial fission regulator 2 isoform X1 produces MSLLLELIRQLLEYLGVPTEQFVPIWERFTRRRSFVRTIANRLPPVLFEGIDIQFMQVYERKNYGWTRSVVRIIGTLLPLKRCPRPHVQKVLGPGVLDANEYEAVSRPSIPSLADAPCLLDDDGMTCTRFRHDLPSNQSMGELFSAGPPNTDSGFLTMMLGNRLSENSHLPTNDHTIQKIAALEDELIQLRAQIAAIVAIQESKVVRSHTESLCSFSSPSDALPPPSLASTPLSAQFLQCIAPPPPPPPPPPPIPSTKLKSAFDLIRERKASHKHSPIERDGSERESADKLPSMMDVLKGMNSIRLRAVERSPGGTPLTKKDQRRRSLNDPTDPASIIARALKQKFAHRHEDDAIDKENRSYEESSFSSPETPMVQHFGRHLLKPVGKRKQKEMTRKQVHV; encoded by the exons tttGTGCCAATATGGGAACGGTTTACCCGCAGGCGAAGTTTTGTTCGTACTATAGCAAATCGCCTTCCTCCTGTGCTGTTTGAAGGAATTGATATACAG TTTATGCAAGTTTACGAACGTAAGAACTATGGCTGGACTCGTAGTGTGGTTCGAATTATTGGAACGTTGCTGCCGTTGAAACGATGCCCTAGACCTCATGTCCAG AAAGTCTTAGGACCTGGAGTATTAGACGCTAACGAATATGAAGCTGTCAGCAGACCTTCAATCCCCTCTTTGGCAGATGCCCCATGTTTGTTAGATGACGATGGTATGACTTGCACCCGATTTAG ACATGATCTTCCATCAAACCAGTCCATGGGAGAACTCTTCTCAGCGGGACCCCCTAACACAGATTCAGGGTTTTTAACAATGATGTTGGGCAATAGATTATCTGAGAACAGTCACCTTCCTACAAACGATCATACCATTCAGAAAATAGCAGCATTGGAAGATGAGCTGATTCAGCTGCGAGCGCAGATTGCAGCCATTGTCGCCATTCAAGAATCAAAAGTCGTGCGGTCTC ATACAGAATCGCTGTGTTCATTTAGCAGCCCTAGTGATGCACTACCACCTCCATCTTTAGCTTCTACACCCCTTTCTGCACAGTTCTTACAATGTATAGCACCTCCGccacctccaccaccaccaccccctcCAATCCCATCTACTAAGCTAAAATCTGCATTTGATCTTATAAGGGAACGTAAGGCTTCTCACAAACACAGCCCAATAGAAAGAGATGGTTCTGAGAGAGAGAGTGCGGATAAGCTTCCCAGTATGATGGATGTTTTAAAAGGCATGAATTCTATCAGACTTCGTGCAGTTGAAAG ATCCCCTGGAGGTACACCCTTAACAAAAAAAGACCAGAGGAGGCGTTCTCTTAATGATCCAACAGACCCTGCATCTATCATAGCCCGAGCCCTAAAGCAGAAGTTTGCGCACCGACATGAGGATGATGCCATCGATAAAGAAAATAGATCCTACGAGGAGTCTTCGTTCTCTAGTCCTGAAACCCCAATGGTACAACAT TTTGGGCGCCACCTGCTAAAACCTGTGGGGAAAAGAAAACAAAAGGAAATGACAAGAAAGCAAGTACATGTGTGA
- the MTFR2 gene encoding mitochondrial fission regulator 2 isoform X2, with translation MSLLLELIRQLLEYLGVPTEQFVPIWERFTRRRSFVRTIANRLPPVLFEGIDIQFMQVYERKNYGWTRSVVRIIGTLLPLKRCPRPHVQKVLGPGVLDANEYEAVSRPSIPSLADAPCLLDDDGMTCTRFRHDLPSNQSMGELFSAGPPNTDSGFLTMMLGNRLSENSHLPTNDHTIQKIAALEDELIQLRAQIAAIVAIQESKVVRSHTESLCSFSSPSDALPPPSLASTPLSAQFLQCIAPPPPPPPPPPPIPSTKLKSAFDLIRERKASHKHSPIERDGSERESADKLPSMMDVLKGMNSIRLRAVERSPGGTPLTKKDQRRRSLNDPTDPASIIARALKQKFAHRHEDDAIDKENRSYEESSFSSPETPMFGRHLLKPVGKRKQKEMTRKQVHV, from the exons tttGTGCCAATATGGGAACGGTTTACCCGCAGGCGAAGTTTTGTTCGTACTATAGCAAATCGCCTTCCTCCTGTGCTGTTTGAAGGAATTGATATACAG TTTATGCAAGTTTACGAACGTAAGAACTATGGCTGGACTCGTAGTGTGGTTCGAATTATTGGAACGTTGCTGCCGTTGAAACGATGCCCTAGACCTCATGTCCAG AAAGTCTTAGGACCTGGAGTATTAGACGCTAACGAATATGAAGCTGTCAGCAGACCTTCAATCCCCTCTTTGGCAGATGCCCCATGTTTGTTAGATGACGATGGTATGACTTGCACCCGATTTAG ACATGATCTTCCATCAAACCAGTCCATGGGAGAACTCTTCTCAGCGGGACCCCCTAACACAGATTCAGGGTTTTTAACAATGATGTTGGGCAATAGATTATCTGAGAACAGTCACCTTCCTACAAACGATCATACCATTCAGAAAATAGCAGCATTGGAAGATGAGCTGATTCAGCTGCGAGCGCAGATTGCAGCCATTGTCGCCATTCAAGAATCAAAAGTCGTGCGGTCTC ATACAGAATCGCTGTGTTCATTTAGCAGCCCTAGTGATGCACTACCACCTCCATCTTTAGCTTCTACACCCCTTTCTGCACAGTTCTTACAATGTATAGCACCTCCGccacctccaccaccaccaccccctcCAATCCCATCTACTAAGCTAAAATCTGCATTTGATCTTATAAGGGAACGTAAGGCTTCTCACAAACACAGCCCAATAGAAAGAGATGGTTCTGAGAGAGAGAGTGCGGATAAGCTTCCCAGTATGATGGATGTTTTAAAAGGCATGAATTCTATCAGACTTCGTGCAGTTGAAAG ATCCCCTGGAGGTACACCCTTAACAAAAAAAGACCAGAGGAGGCGTTCTCTTAATGATCCAACAGACCCTGCATCTATCATAGCCCGAGCCCTAAAGCAGAAGTTTGCGCACCGACATGAGGATGATGCCATCGATAAAGAAAATAGATCCTACGAGGAGTCTTCGTTCTCTAGTCCTGAAACCCCAATG TTTGGGCGCCACCTGCTAAAACCTGTGGGGAAAAGAAAACAAAAGGAAATGACAAGAAAGCAAGTACATGTGTGA